In Oscillatoria acuminata PCC 6304, a single window of DNA contains:
- a CDS encoding vanadium-dependent haloperoxidase — protein sequence MLDINNLYNEDYYLTQNPDVAAAVQSDAFSSGLDHFNQFGQGEHRTPSALFNPVYYLEQNRDVAEAVQSGQMASALEHYLNFGQIEGRNPSGLFNETLYRQANPDVAEAIDPVSGGFTNALHHYLEYGQEEGRDPHSRIVSLWSEAAQQAVRNTGPGPTIASRAYAIVMTAMFDTWAAYDETAIATQLGDTLQRPSAENTVSNKSEAMSYAAYRTLNDIFPTQGELFNQLMHQLGYDPTNTDTESETPSGIGNRSAQALLDFRHHDGSNQLNGYEDITGYQPVNTHDTVVMGDRWQPLSSPLNDPNGTVQQFLTPQWGEVIPFSLTSGDQFRPEAPPALGTPLFEQRAREVLEISANLTDEQKMIAEFWEDGAGTSFPPGKWMNFGQFVSERDAHTLDQDIQMFFTLSNSLLDAGIASWEAKTYYDYVRPITAIRELFAGEQVEAWGGPGQGTQTIGGSQWHPYQHSASPTPPFSEYVSGHSTFSAAAAEILQRFTGSDEFGGSITIALGDSVIESGNTPTTDITLAWPTFSTAADQSGLSRIYGGIHFYEGDVHGRTLGRNVGESVWNRAQLFIQGIA from the coding sequence ATGCTAGATATCAACAATCTCTACAACGAAGACTATTATCTCACTCAAAATCCAGACGTAGCGGCAGCCGTACAAAGTGATGCGTTTAGCTCCGGGCTAGACCATTTTAATCAGTTCGGGCAGGGTGAACATCGGACCCCGAGTGCTTTATTTAATCCGGTGTACTATCTAGAGCAGAACCGGGATGTGGCAGAGGCAGTGCAGTCGGGTCAGATGGCTTCTGCACTGGAGCATTACCTGAATTTCGGTCAAATTGAAGGTCGTAATCCCAGTGGGTTGTTTAACGAAACCTTGTATCGGCAGGCCAACCCGGATGTAGCGGAGGCGATCGACCCGGTGAGTGGAGGATTCACCAATGCCTTGCACCATTATTTAGAATATGGGCAAGAGGAAGGGCGTGACCCTCACTCGCGAATTGTGTCCCTGTGGAGTGAAGCCGCCCAGCAAGCGGTTCGGAATACGGGTCCGGGTCCGACCATTGCCTCCCGCGCTTATGCGATAGTCATGACGGCGATGTTCGATACCTGGGCAGCGTATGATGAAACGGCGATCGCCACCCAACTCGGTGACACCCTCCAACGTCCCAGCGCAGAAAACACCGTTTCCAACAAAAGTGAGGCGATGAGTTATGCAGCCTATCGCACCTTAAATGACATCTTCCCCACCCAGGGGGAACTCTTCAACCAGTTGATGCACCAACTGGGATATGACCCCACCAATACTGACACCGAAAGCGAGACCCCCAGTGGGATTGGCAACCGTTCCGCCCAAGCCTTACTGGACTTCCGGCATCACGACGGGTCAAACCAACTCAACGGATACGAGGATATTACCGGATATCAACCCGTCAATACTCACGATACCGTTGTCATGGGCGATCGCTGGCAACCCTTATCCTCGCCCCTTAATGACCCCAACGGCACCGTCCAACAATTTCTCACCCCCCAATGGGGAGAAGTTATCCCCTTCAGTCTTACTTCCGGAGACCAATTTCGTCCTGAAGCACCCCCAGCATTGGGAACCCCACTCTTTGAACAACGGGCGCGGGAAGTGCTGGAAATTAGCGCCAATCTCACCGACGAACAAAAAATGATTGCCGAATTCTGGGAAGATGGGGCGGGTACATCGTTCCCTCCCGGCAAATGGATGAACTTCGGTCAGTTTGTCTCGGAACGAGATGCTCACACCCTGGATCAAGATATCCAAATGTTCTTTACCCTCAGTAATAGCTTACTCGATGCTGGAATTGCCTCCTGGGAAGCAAAAACCTATTACGATTACGTTCGACCCATCACCGCGATTCGGGAACTGTTTGCCGGTGAACAGGTAGAAGCGTGGGGCGGTCCGGGACAAGGAACTCAGACGATTGGCGGTTCTCAGTGGCATCCTTATCAGCATAGCGCGAGTCCAACGCCCCCCTTTTCTGAATATGTTTCCGGACATAGTACCTTTAGTGCGGCAGCGGCAGAAATTCTCCAACGGTTTACCGGATCCGATGAATTTGGGGGGTCAATCACGATCGCCCTCGGGGACTCAGTGATCGAATCGGGGAACACTCCCACCACCGATATCACCTTAGCTTGGCCGACTTTTTCCACCGCAGCAGATCAATCGGGCCTTTCCCGGATTTATGGGGGAATTCACTTCTATGAAGGGGATGTCCACGGTCGCACATTAGGCCGCAATGTGGGAGAATCCGTCTGGAATCGCGCCCAGTTATTTATCCAAGGCATCGCCTAA
- a CDS encoding FHA domain-containing protein yields MLKLKQIDSQTGQVTEKILSRQTEFQTEWLMGRHPSCHIVLKSPEVSRIHGRIVWKNGEYGFTDLGSTDGSRLNNQEVQVNECWILKPDDTIRIGRYLLLIEEIELTHQPSFVNPSDRIRGTNLEVGVRCINAIAETADVKTFVFIAEDGIPWTYQPGQFVTLSLQIDGKTVRRSYSISSSPSRPHTLEITVKRVAPATAELPPGLVSNWLHDHITLGSEIKISQPMGQFTCGTEGHDKLLLISAGSGITPMMSMSRWICDTADSRDIIFIHSARSPDDLIFRRELEGMVARYPNFKLAFTVTRVEPGQVWSGYRGRLNESMLEAISPDFCDRTAYLCGPHAFMESVKSMLQTLDFPMNQYHEESFGGKKSSHLASEAIATGTAVPSVALLSLSAPLETSTSCESTTIIFAKSVRTVMCDGEDSILEIAEREGLDLPFGCRIGSCGVCKQKLIEGSVNYDNTPDCEKDYILTCVAKPVGRVAIDA; encoded by the coding sequence ATGCTAAAACTCAAACAAATCGACTCCCAAACCGGGCAAGTAACTGAAAAAATTCTTTCCCGGCAAACCGAATTTCAAACCGAGTGGCTGATGGGTCGCCACCCAAGCTGTCACATCGTTTTAAAGAGTCCAGAAGTCAGTCGAATTCATGGTAGAATTGTCTGGAAAAATGGAGAATATGGCTTTACGGACCTCGGGAGTACAGATGGTTCTCGCCTGAATAATCAAGAGGTTCAGGTTAATGAATGCTGGATTTTAAAGCCCGATGATACGATCCGAATTGGCAGATATCTCCTGCTCATCGAAGAGATAGAGTTAACTCATCAACCCTCATTTGTGAATCCCTCGGACCGGATCCGAGGCACTAACCTGGAGGTAGGGGTGCGCTGCATCAATGCGATCGCCGAGACAGCAGATGTCAAAACATTCGTCTTCATCGCCGAAGATGGCATCCCCTGGACTTATCAACCCGGTCAATTTGTCACCTTGTCCCTACAAATTGACGGCAAAACCGTGCGGCGATCCTACTCCATCTCCTCTAGTCCCTCGCGTCCCCATACCTTAGAAATCACCGTCAAGCGAGTCGCACCAGCAACTGCCGAACTGCCACCGGGCCTAGTTTCCAATTGGCTGCATGACCATATTACCCTAGGGAGTGAGATAAAAATCAGCCAACCAATGGGTCAATTTACCTGCGGAACTGAGGGACATGACAAACTGCTGCTGATTTCTGCCGGGAGTGGGATTACGCCCATGATGTCCATGTCTCGGTGGATTTGTGATACAGCGGATTCGAGGGATATCATCTTCATTCACAGTGCCCGGAGTCCGGATGATCTCATCTTCCGGCGAGAATTAGAGGGGATGGTAGCGCGATATCCTAACTTTAAATTAGCCTTTACAGTGACAAGGGTGGAACCCGGTCAAGTTTGGTCGGGTTATCGGGGAAGACTGAACGAATCGATGTTAGAGGCGATCTCCCCTGACTTCTGCGATCGCACCGCCTACCTCTGTGGTCCTCATGCTTTCATGGAAAGCGTTAAATCTATGCTACAAACCCTTGATTTTCCCATGAACCAGTATCACGAAGAGAGCTTTGGCGGTAAAAAATCAAGCCATTTAGCGTCCGAGGCGATCGCCACGGGAACTGCGGTTCCATCGGTTGCCCTTCTCTCACTCTCAGCGCCCTTGGAAACCTCCACATCCTGTGAATCCACCACCATTATATTTGCAAAATCTGTACGAACCGTCATGTGTGACGGCGAAGACTCTATCCTCGAAATAGCCGAAAGAGAGGGACTTGATCTTCCCTTTGGCTGTCGAATTGGCTCTTGTGGGGTCTGCAAACAAAAGCTCATAGAAGGATCAGTCAATTACGACAACACCCCAGACTGTGAGAAAGACTACATCCTCACTTGTGTAGCCAAACCGGTGGGCCGGGTTGCAATCGATGCTTAA
- a CDS encoding protein kinase domain-containing protein — protein sequence MSSDNGYYLNSLIGGKTPFRQTYLADNQPGVLTPEYIIKKIVPHPHPPRSFEEAKHLFRQEADRLYKLGKHPQIPAQLDEFDRDGVFYLVYERIYGESLAHELKDGKPWNEARVIVLIQEILEILKFFHTVGGPHLDINPHSFIRRRSDGKLVLIDFGAVRCHELSPMQWGTPGYMPPDTARETPGFHSDIYAVGSIAIQALTGVQPTQLQEGNSSFRWRNLAQVSDSLAATLDKMVNPYFRNRYDSVDEVLRDLKKNQLFSQFFRHLNLSQLSVYLKLPPKFLSIVAILFLVALSTPIFTRAYRNLQAYLLIQRGNEFNHLQDYDQAISAAEQALKYRSDFVAQAMLLKAYAMGQKNSQNTQERYKLCSAAEALRENYAAAWNCLGNIAFLQGQFELAIDYFDQVIQVYKDPNNPWYNEPREEIWAVWNKADILVKQTKYSDAHGLLTEFLNNKQGNIPGDLREQTNRKIKEIEALMP from the coding sequence ATGTCTAGCGATAACGGCTACTACCTGAATAGCTTAATTGGCGGCAAGACTCCATTTCGCCAGACCTATTTAGCGGACAATCAGCCCGGAGTCCTCACCCCCGAGTACATTATTAAAAAAATTGTCCCCCACCCTCATCCCCCCCGTTCTTTTGAAGAAGCCAAGCATTTATTTCGACAAGAAGCGGACCGACTTTACAAACTGGGTAAACATCCTCAAATTCCGGCACAACTCGATGAATTTGACCGGGATGGAGTCTTCTATTTAGTTTATGAACGAATTTATGGGGAATCCCTGGCCCATGAACTCAAGGACGGCAAACCTTGGAATGAGGCACGAGTCATTGTTCTGATTCAAGAAATCCTAGAAATTTTAAAATTTTTTCATACCGTGGGTGGTCCTCACCTGGATATTAATCCCCATAGTTTCATCCGGCGCAGATCCGATGGAAAGTTAGTCTTGATTGATTTTGGCGCTGTCCGTTGCCACGAGTTGAGTCCGATGCAATGGGGGACTCCCGGTTATATGCCCCCAGATACAGCGCGGGAAACCCCCGGGTTTCACTCCGATATTTATGCGGTGGGTTCCATTGCTATTCAGGCGCTCACAGGGGTTCAACCCACGCAACTACAAGAGGGTAATAGCAGTTTCAGATGGCGCAACCTAGCCCAGGTTAGCGACAGTTTGGCCGCTACTCTCGATAAAATGGTCAATCCCTATTTTAGAAATCGTTATGACTCTGTAGATGAGGTTTTAAGAGATTTAAAGAAGAATCAACTATTCTCCCAATTCTTCCGTCATTTGAATCTATCTCAACTCTCGGTTTACCTGAAGTTACCCCCCAAATTTCTTTCGATAGTCGCCATTCTGTTTTTGGTTGCCCTTTCTACCCCTATATTTACAAGAGCTTATAGGAATCTTCAAGCTTATCTTTTGATACAAAGAGGGAATGAATTTAACCACTTACAAGACTATGATCAAGCTATTTCAGCCGCTGAACAAGCATTAAAATATCGCTCGGATTTTGTAGCTCAAGCTATGCTCCTTAAAGCCTATGCAATGGGACAAAAAAATTCTCAAAATACGCAAGAAAGATATAAATTATGTTCTGCTGCTGAAGCCCTCCGAGAAAATTATGCAGCGGCTTGGAATTGCCTAGGAAATATAGCTTTCTTGCAAGGACAGTTTGAGTTGGCGATCGACTACTTCGATCAAGTGATTCAAGTGTATAAGGATCCGAATAATCCCTGGTATAATGAACCGAGAGAAGAAATTTGGGCAGTCTGGAATAAAGCTGATATCTTAGTCAAGCAAACTAAATATTCAGACGCTCACGGGTTATTGACTGAATTCTTGAACAATAAACAGGGCAACATTCCAGGAGATTTGCGAGAACAGACGAATAGAAAAATTAAGGAAATTGAGGCCCTGATGCCTTAA
- a CDS encoding IS630 family transposase has product MPAAKCLTPEQLKKLQKAMKEEPNGEIRERILMLLLLNDGKTQAQIAKFIGVSINTVCHWCIHGDPDNLESLRDKRMEGNNKKATEEYVNLLLETLSKEPTELGYEFGRWTAHRLATYLHEITGIQLSGSQIRRILAKKKYVYIWGKYSLESKRDEEERKEFKKKLSEYLRIEKETPELLQVWFWDESGFSLRVIRRKNWCKKGKRKQLRGDRRNGRVNVMGGIRYSDKKRFVEFLKTSNSESFYNVLKVFYQELIQEWCDSGKSAHDFSVKGPKIIIILDNASFHKKAEFIQKIGENMPNIQLEFLPKYSPDYNLIELVWHSAKEYVAHRLFTSIEDLEALLHKLLNEGELIIRWSRKLKNKGNAVIPV; this is encoded by the coding sequence ATGCCAGCTGCCAAGTGCTTAACGCCTGAACAACTCAAAAAACTTCAAAAAGCCATGAAAGAGGAACCCAATGGAGAGATCCGAGAAAGGATCTTAATGCTTCTCTTACTGAACGATGGGAAGACTCAAGCTCAAATCGCTAAATTTATCGGGGTCTCTATCAATACAGTATGCCATTGGTGTATTCATGGAGACCCCGATAACCTGGAAAGTTTAAGAGACAAGAGGATGGAAGGCAATAACAAAAAGGCCACTGAAGAGTATGTTAACCTTTTATTAGAAACACTATCCAAAGAACCCACTGAGTTAGGATATGAATTTGGACGATGGACGGCTCATAGATTAGCTACTTATTTGCATGAAATAACCGGAATTCAACTGAGTGGCTCCCAAATCAGAAGGATATTAGCTAAAAAAAAGTATGTCTACATTTGGGGAAAATATAGCTTAGAGTCTAAGAGAGATGAGGAAGAAAGAAAAGAGTTTAAGAAAAAATTGTCTGAGTATTTAAGAATAGAAAAAGAAACCCCAGAACTTTTGCAGGTATGGTTTTGGGACGAAAGCGGATTTAGTTTGAGAGTAATAAGAAGAAAAAATTGGTGTAAAAAAGGAAAGCGAAAGCAGCTAAGGGGTGATAGGAGGAATGGACGGGTCAATGTCATGGGTGGCATCCGGTATTCTGACAAAAAAAGATTTGTGGAGTTTTTAAAAACCAGCAATTCAGAAAGTTTTTATAACGTTTTAAAAGTTTTTTATCAAGAGCTAATCCAAGAATGGTGCGATTCAGGGAAATCTGCCCATGATTTTTCAGTAAAGGGACCCAAAATTATTATTATTCTTGATAATGCCAGTTTTCATAAAAAGGCGGAATTTATTCAAAAAATTGGGGAAAATATGCCCAACATTCAATTAGAGTTTCTTCCGAAATATAGCCCAGACTACAACTTGATAGAGTTGGTTTGGCACTCAGCTAAAGAATATGTTGCTCATCGACTATTTACCTCTATTGAAGATTTAGAGGCTTTATTACATAAGCTTTTAAATGAAGGAGAGCTAATTATTCGCTGGTCCCGTAAATTAAAAAATAAGGGAAACGCCGTTATCCCAGTTTAA
- a CDS encoding serine/threonine-protein kinase: MEALTLMNPAEQLRTGTTLKGQKGTSYQILKHLGGGGFGQTYLAVANSPQDRGQCVIKQLKLGPNIPLSLEDARERFQREAGVLEKLGHHPQIPSLWDNFEQNNGFYFVQDFIDGQELSKEIETGKPWSEGAVIGLLWDVLTVLKLIQSLEPPVSHRDINPNNLIRRKSDRKIVVIDFGAFKEIKATLEGKQSEITICIGTPGYAPPEQMAGKPRTNSDIYALGMVALYAATGRPPRQFDYDTQTGKLHFPPLPFSPDLSKILEKMVRAHYQERYQSATEVLQDLSPLHSIGSKL; encoded by the coding sequence ATGGAAGCCCTAACCCTAATGAATCCAGCAGAACAACTCAGAACCGGCACCACCTTAAAAGGGCAGAAAGGAACCTCCTACCAAATTCTCAAACATTTGGGGGGAGGGGGGTTTGGCCAGACCTATCTGGCAGTAGCGAATTCGCCGCAAGACCGAGGCCAATGCGTGATCAAGCAACTCAAACTGGGTCCCAATATTCCATTGAGTTTAGAAGACGCAAGGGAGCGATTCCAGCGAGAAGCTGGGGTTTTAGAAAAGCTAGGACATCACCCTCAAATTCCTAGCCTTTGGGATAATTTTGAACAAAATAACGGATTCTATTTTGTTCAGGACTTTATCGACGGTCAAGAACTGAGCAAAGAAATTGAAACCGGCAAACCTTGGAGTGAAGGGGCTGTGATTGGCCTGTTGTGGGACGTTCTTACTGTTTTAAAACTAATCCAATCCCTAGAACCCCCGGTCAGCCATCGTGATATCAACCCCAACAATTTAATCCGCAGGAAATCGGACCGCAAGATAGTCGTGATTGATTTTGGCGCTTTCAAAGAAATTAAAGCAACCTTGGAGGGAAAGCAGTCAGAAATTACGATTTGTATTGGCACTCCAGGCTATGCACCCCCCGAACAAATGGCCGGAAAACCTCGCACAAATAGCGATATTTATGCGTTAGGAATGGTTGCTCTCTATGCCGCAACGGGCAGACCTCCCCGGCAATTTGATTATGATACTCAAACAGGTAAACTCCACTTTCCTCCCTTGCCATTCAGTCCAGACTTAAGCAAAATTTTAGAAAAAATGGTACGCGCTCACTATCAAGAACGCTACCAATCAGCCACCGAAGTTCTCCAAGATTTATCACCCTTACATAGCATCGGGAGCAAACTCTAA
- a CDS encoding NB-ARC domain-containing protein: MTSPPPSPNSDSAEQFCSAANDWDLERLYADLAQAKQELTAGDRETTLTPVEKTYLRGLLCRQSPDEIAAQLYRDPGGVRVALSRTLYRYVEILTDRDSNELKRYSDIPDWLAEVGYNSKTLTQCQDWGEAPEIALFYGRTEPLKTLKEFILDQGCRIVSLVGMGGMGKTALAVTLVKQMQVEFEYIIWRSLRNRPSLNGLLADWMEFFPQQPLPNSRENTDDRISFLLDYLRQHRCLLVLDNLEAILREGDRAGQYREGYEDYGELFQRLGRERHNSCLLLTTWETPADIALLETAQQPVRSYILNGLEKEAVQQWFQELGLSDPEDWNPLRRQYGGNPLWLNIVVSRIKDLFGGSVSQLFTLDTILIGDPVKQLLDQQFNRLSEPEKQMMYYLAGQEGAVSIQQLREHLNFQSGGELIEVLTSLRGRSLIEKSTKKEGYFTLQTVLKRYVVKEYSQECDRFVKLRKPS, encoded by the coding sequence ATGACATCTCCCCCACCGTCACCCAACAGTGACTCTGCCGAGCAATTTTGCTCGGCGGCAAACGACTGGGACCTAGAGCGGTTATACGCGGATCTGGCTCAGGCGAAGCAAGAACTAACCGCCGGGGACCGGGAAACGACACTGACCCCGGTCGAAAAGACTTATCTGCGCGGGTTGCTTTGCAGGCAAAGTCCAGACGAAATCGCGGCTCAACTCTATCGAGACCCCGGAGGAGTTAGAGTGGCTCTGAGCCGAACCTTATATCGATATGTCGAAATCCTTACCGATCGCGACAGTAATGAACTCAAGCGCTACTCGGATATCCCCGACTGGCTGGCTGAAGTTGGATACAACAGCAAAACGCTGACTCAATGCCAAGATTGGGGTGAAGCACCGGAGATTGCCCTATTTTATGGCCGAACAGAACCCCTGAAAACCCTGAAAGAATTCATTTTAGACCAGGGGTGTCGGATCGTTTCTTTGGTGGGAATGGGCGGGATGGGGAAAACGGCTTTGGCTGTGACTCTGGTCAAACAGATGCAAGTCGAGTTTGAATACATCATCTGGCGCTCTTTACGCAATCGGCCTTCCCTGAATGGGTTGCTGGCGGATTGGATGGAATTTTTCCCCCAGCAGCCCCTGCCAAATTCCCGAGAAAATACGGATGACAGAATTTCCTTTTTGCTGGATTATTTACGGCAGCATCGATGCTTGCTGGTGTTGGATAACCTAGAAGCGATTCTGCGAGAAGGCGATCGGGCGGGACAGTATCGAGAAGGATATGAGGACTATGGAGAGCTATTTCAGCGCCTCGGCAGAGAACGCCATAACAGTTGTCTACTCCTCACCACCTGGGAAACTCCGGCAGATATTGCGCTGCTCGAAACCGCACAACAGCCGGTCCGTTCATATATCCTGAATGGATTGGAAAAAGAAGCCGTGCAACAATGGTTTCAGGAACTGGGCTTATCCGATCCCGAGGATTGGAATCCCCTCCGCCGACAGTATGGAGGAAATCCCCTGTGGTTAAATATCGTAGTCAGCCGGATTAAAGACTTATTTGGAGGGAGTGTTTCACAGCTTTTTACCTTGGATACGATTCTGATTGGCGACCCGGTTAAGCAATTGTTGGATCAGCAGTTTAATCGGTTATCGGAACCGGAAAAGCAAATGATGTACTATCTAGCCGGTCAGGAGGGGGCAGTTTCGATTCAGCAATTACGGGAACATCTGAATTTCCAATCGGGAGGGGAACTGATTGAAGTTTTAACCTCTCTGCGAGGACGGTCTTTGATTGAAAAATCAACAAAAAAAGAGGGCTATTTTACGTTACAAACAGTGTTGAAACGGTATGTGGTTAAGGAGTATTCCCAGGAGTGCGATCGCTTTGTAAAATTGCGAAAACCTTCATAA
- a CDS encoding NfeD family protein, translating to MSQLFSPAQIQLFPEFVQARVDETIAPNQPGRVYCQGSYWPAKLYRPECQVILQPSQAVFAVGLEGITLLIVPQ from the coding sequence ATGAGCCAACTCTTTAGTCCTGCCCAGATCCAGCTATTTCCAGAGTTTGTTCAGGCCAGGGTTGACGAAACCATTGCGCCTAATCAACCCGGGCGCGTGTACTGCCAGGGTTCCTACTGGCCCGCCAAACTCTACCGACCTGAATGCCAAGTTATCCTGCAACCCTCCCAGGCGGTGTTTGCCGTGGGTCTTGAGGGAATTACGTTACTGATTGTTCCCCAGTAA
- a CDS encoding 4Fe-4S binding protein → MLSQISESKMHLIRVGLASAWLLLIASLFYDPISHHLTASINLFSPFRAARECVLVQGKCLDILQPYPIGMRIFWGIVIPSAIMILLVCGHETWRRICPLYFLSQIPRALGLKPRLNIHNNTWLVHHHLYLQFLLLFIGITSRILFINSHRILLGGFLLFTIASAIGVVYLYGGRSWCHYICPFGIVQIILTGPRGLLGSEAHQTPTASITQSMCRITDPLTGQEKPACMSCKSPCLDIDAERSYWEQLTKSGRKFIHYGYLGLVVGYVVYYYLYAGNWTYYFSGVWSHEANQLSSLLNPGFYISGQPIFIPKLMAAPLILGVCIVLAYLLGIKLEKAYKGYLKRRNSEIPPEQVLHRLFSIWTFAAFNVFFMYGGRPEILRFPVILQLLFNGLVVGVSTLWLARTWNRSVQDYTQESLAQKLARKLKKFPVDWSPCLDNRGLEALKANQIYILAQVLPLVTEQSRKMVYKGVIKEAIQSNNFKVYPGLDLWEWLRQQVGLTQLEHDAILREIQSENLGKGDGNDGEYRIRTEIGRPTRDISDRTQIRSPKPSHPRAGI, encoded by the coding sequence ATGTTGAGTCAAATTTCCGAATCAAAAATGCACTTAATCCGGGTCGGGTTAGCCTCCGCATGGTTGCTATTAATTGCTTCATTGTTTTATGACCCCATCTCCCATCACTTAACCGCATCGATTAATCTATTCAGTCCATTTCGCGCCGCGAGGGAATGTGTCCTAGTTCAGGGGAAATGTCTGGACATCCTACAACCTTATCCCATAGGAATGAGAATTTTCTGGGGGATAGTCATCCCCAGTGCCATTATGATTTTGTTAGTCTGCGGACATGAAACTTGGCGGAGAATTTGTCCCCTTTATTTTCTCTCCCAAATTCCCCGGGCCTTGGGATTAAAGCCTAGACTCAATATCCACAACAATACCTGGTTGGTTCATCACCATTTGTATCTCCAGTTTTTACTCCTGTTTATCGGCATCACTTCCCGGATTCTCTTCATTAATTCCCATCGCATCCTATTGGGAGGGTTTTTACTGTTTACCATCGCCTCGGCCATTGGAGTTGTTTATCTCTATGGGGGTCGGAGTTGGTGTCATTATATCTGTCCTTTTGGGATTGTCCAAATTATCTTAACCGGGCCTCGTGGATTGTTGGGGAGTGAAGCTCATCAAACCCCTACTGCCAGTATTACCCAGTCGATGTGCCGAATCACCGACCCCCTGACAGGTCAAGAAAAACCCGCTTGTATGTCTTGCAAATCTCCTTGTTTGGATATTGATGCCGAACGCTCTTACTGGGAACAGCTAACAAAATCCGGGCGAAAATTCATTCATTACGGTTATTTAGGTTTGGTGGTTGGTTACGTGGTTTACTATTACCTGTATGCGGGAAATTGGACTTATTATTTTTCCGGAGTTTGGAGCCATGAAGCCAATCAATTATCCAGTCTTCTGAATCCAGGATTTTACATTTCAGGACAGCCAATTTTCATTCCTAAGTTGATGGCGGCCCCTTTAATCCTGGGGGTTTGTATCGTCCTCGCTTATCTCCTGGGCATCAAATTAGAAAAGGCTTACAAAGGGTATTTGAAACGAAGAAATTCGGAAATTCCCCCTGAACAAGTCTTGCATCGGCTGTTTTCCATCTGGACTTTTGCGGCATTTAATGTATTTTTTATGTATGGGGGACGTCCGGAGATTCTGCGGTTTCCGGTGATTCTGCAACTTCTATTTAATGGGTTGGTCGTGGGAGTTAGCACCCTCTGGCTGGCTCGAACCTGGAATCGGAGCGTTCAAGACTATACCCAAGAAAGTCTGGCTCAGAAATTGGCCCGAAAACTGAAGAAGTTTCCGGTTGATTGGTCGCCATGTCTTGATAATCGGGGGTTAGAAGCGTTGAAAGCAAATCAGATTTATATTTTAGCTCAAGTTCTCCCCTTAGTCACAGAACAGTCTCGGAAAATGGTCTACAAAGGGGTGATAAAAGAGGCGATTCAGTCGAACAATTTTAAGGTTTATCCGGGTCTGGATTTATGGGAATGGTTGCGACAGCAAGTCGGATTGACGCAACTAGAGCATGATGCGATTTTAAGGGAAATTCAGAGTGAAAATCTTGGGAAAGGGGATGGAAATGATGGAGAGTACAGGATTCGCACGGAGATCGGACGTCCAACTCGGGACATCAGCGATCGCACCCAAATCAGAAGCCCTAAACCATCCCACCCTCGGGCCGGTATCTAG